AGGTGTGAAATATTAATAAGCTTCAacagttctaaaaaaaatttctattttaaagcTTTAATATTGAAGTATAACAACTATCAAagattcaaactctctctaaaagaattatgagcacaAGTCTGGGCTAACCTGTTGAGCAAGACTCCAAAACGCATGTAAAGAAGCAGAAAGTGCAAAAACAACGAAGAAGAcagtgaagcagaattcacgcAAGGattagggaaagaaaaaaatttggaccatTTCTCGATTTATGCGTGTCATCCTTGCGCAGGGGCCATGcgttttgaaaatatcatttgtaTTCTAATATGCCTTGATTCCCTTGTTCTGAAAAGACCCATATTTGTCAAGTTTATAGTAGGAAATTTgttgtttagaatttaattgatatcTTCTGCGTTTACAATCATTCGCCTTATATAAAGTCTTaagaaatattgttttgaaattttttagttcattttcaTAGCAGGCTAAAAGTTCTATTTTCTCATGTTAAATAGGTTGAAACGGTGTATAATGACATAATcagaaaatgaacacaaacttTTGATTCAGTTAGTAGCTGGAAAGAATTTAAAGATGTCATCGTCAGTTTCGAAGATGCATCATTAAAATCAAATGAATTACTTGAGCACACAAATACAACCAAAGACAAATCTGATTATCTTTGGTATACTATTAGGTAAATTCATTTCTCATTGAAttataaccaattacataatccAATATGTGCGTCTTCTCTTCATTGCATCAGCTTAATGACATTTGTAACAATTGgtggagtttttgttttttggttgcaaCACAAGTTTGAACTCACTATCTTGCACTAAACCAAGACTTCATGCTCAATCTTTTGCGCATGTTGCACATGCTTCAAACATCTTGGAAAAGGGACAATttattctgtgttttttttttttttttcggtgtaAATCACAAACGTTTCCGTACATAATGAAGAATATAGCCAAattctactttatatatatatgactaaatttatatataacccaTTGATTTAACCCAACTTAACCTGAGTCATGTGAGTTGGGTTGCATTGGAAAAAACCCTTCAATCCAACCCAATTTGGAAAAAACCTTTTGATTTaacattcaagaattttttacttttgttttactttatgtaAGGACGAGCAAGTATTCATGCAGGTGCTACAAATGGAAGTTCTAATGTGAAGTACTTCACGATGGACATTCCAATTGAGTTAAATGATGGGATGGAAATCCAAGTATCAAACAAAATGATTGGATGGTATTATGAAATCAACTCATTCCTACAACAATccaagaattcaaaataaaataaaaattgagggaaacgaaAATAAAAGCATGTGCGGTGCATTTGAGGGAAATGTGCTCGGCCCGTAGTCATAAGAATTGAGGGAAACGTGGTCATAAGAATTCAAACTAAATTAACCGAATACCTGCTCGGCTCGTACTGTAGCCAGTGACGCCCAGTACGCAGCAAGGACGTGTGTGGCATGCTCTGCGGTGCATTTTGGCCCGCTCCACCTACCAAACATGAGGTGTCGACAAATGCTCATTACTGAACCTTACATTTAACaaactttgcttttatatttcacATCCATATACTAAGCATTGATAAGTTTCTTTCGTTTGTTAgtttggcatatttttaattatatgaaagaGACAAATAACGAGAACTCAATGAACGTACCTAATGGCAAGGGGCCCTGAGTGCACTGGCGGTAGAGGCAGCCTCACAACAGGGCATAATTGTGGGAACCTTGAATAGGCCCATAGCTGCACCAACAAGAGTGCTCCTCCAATTTGCATCGCATCCTTCTTCGATGCACCACAAAGTTGCCTATACAGCCAGGCCAATGTTGCACTACCCCAGCTATACCGTCTCGCATTGCTGACTGGGTTGAGCAACTGCAGAGGCAGCAGTGAGACCCGGTCCGCAGACCTGTCCATGAACAAGAGGGCCCCCATCCGTACAAGTAGGTGGTAGCGGGCATGTTGCTGCACGACTTCGTCAGCAGCGTCCACAACTAAGGGATCGGCAAACTGTGCATCAAGCCAGGTGTATCTTATCCTCGCCCCAGCAAGGGTAGACTTGTTTGAGTTTGGTATCGGGGGTGGAGGTTTATGGCCCAACAACTGTTCGCACAGCTCACTCCATTTGTAGTCTGTCTTCCCAGTGACAGGCAACCCATCCACCGGAAGCCCCAGCATCACCTCCATATCTTGCAAGGTGATACCCATTTCTCCATGGGGTAAGTGGAACGTGTGCGTCTCCGGACGCCACCGCTCAACCAACGCCGTGATCAAGGCGTGGTCAACCTCCATATCAGGAACCTTGAATAAACCAGTCAACCCTGCTGCATCTATGTGTTGCATGATACGTGGATCTAACCCACCCTGTGGCAATACACATTTACGGTGTCGAACCTTTATCATGCCAGGCGCCTCCTGCACACGGACGAGTATTGTGTTAGGAGATTAAACACGAGgtaattataaaacaaacatgTATTAATAATACTACTACATACCTCGTCAGCGGCGCACCTCCAAAGTGGACTTGACCGATGATTCGGCTGCTGGGCCAACTGGGTATCCACATCGGGTCCAGGCCGCACTCTATCTAGTGCctgcatatctaacatggcagcAAATACATTGTTAGCAATTTTCTAACAAGTAAaccacatttaatataaaataaaagcatagaTTCAGTAAGACATTATATTTTGAGCACAAGATTTTCAACATcacttcttaaataaataagaacttgccataaaaaaattatttcagaaCTATTTAAATCACTTCTTAAAGCTTcggataattattaattaactatttatgaaaatataagttataacaccactcgatttgccaaaacccctcatcaaaaccccaagcacatttaaactcattaatgagaaaatcatcattgcagcatataaaagacaacaaaattctcatcttcattagtaaatttactacttccttaagtttcaacaaaataatcaaaatcccacaCAAAACGCAACCTAACATTAACCAACATCAGAAAATATTTCAGAGGGAGAGGACTGTACCTGTAATCAGCGACGGCAGGAACCAACGACGACTGATGGAGACTCGAGGAAGAGTGGGGAAGCCTGATCGCAGAGTGAGAGAGACAGAGTGTGGAGAGAGAGTGATGGCAGAGAGCGAGGGAAAGAGAGTGTACAGGGAGAGCGAGTGACTGAATAGCATTGTGAGACATTAGGGTTCTATTGATTCAAACCGCTGAAAATAACTCGATTTCCAGTTTCCCGAGTTATGACCGTctacacaaacatttttttattgggaaaAATTCGAAGGGTCAGACTAACTCGACTATACAAATATCGagttattcattaaaactcgatttctctattgtcgagttacaaaagaggggcaattccctatttagtttcagAAAGAGGGCAAACGAATGTTTAATTTCCCAAAAAAGggtatttgcccattttctccctcAAAACCGGTACACCAAGAGCTAGGCAGTGAGGATGTTGAGGCAAAGGCTGCGGCATGGGCTCTGTTTTTTGCTTTGGAAGTGGGGGTGAAAAGGGTAGTACTAGAGGGTGATTCTTTGTCTGTTATCAAAGGGTTAATGGGGGAAGGAAGGCTGCTAACACCAATGGGATTGCTCATTGAGGAGGCCAAACAGTTATCTCGACATTTTGAAGAATTACATTACTCTCATGTTAAGAGGGATTGTAACGTTTTAACTCATAATCTGGCTAAACATGCCGCTGGCATTCCGAATTTgttagtttggatggaggatatTCCTTCACATTTTCATGATATATTTCAAGCCGATTTATTAGGCTTATCTGAATAAAAGTATGTTACGtgttttcctcaaaaaaaaaaaaaaaactaatattcaaaatttcagaTGACATATTTACCTGACCAAGTAAAACCAAGCTCTCCATGGGATCAGTTGTGTAACGCAACCAACTATCACGTCCAACAGTAATTCCAAGGTCGTTCGCGTTTGGACTCTCAGGGTCATATGAAATGACCTTTGAGTCACAGCAAAATAGAATTTCACCATTGTCAACGCAGCAAAAGAATCTATCAACCGCTTCTAATTCTACATGTATTTCCGTCCAAGAATCAACCACACCATACTCTCTCATCACCCATAGGTATATATCAAAATCTAAACAACCAATCATATTCATAGCCAACGATCCCTTGAACACTACAAGGGAACACTCGTATAAGTTATAGTCTTCCTCCGGGAGTATTATCGTTTGGAATGTCTCATCATTGACATCAAAACGCAAAATGTAATTGTGCTCCTTAGTATACGCTATAGCGTGCAGAGctccattaaaaaacaaacatggGTTTCTATATGTATAATCAATAGACCCAAAGCCAAACAATAGTACAAACCTTCTCCATGAATCCGTACTCAATGTGTAGACTTGAGCCTCAGTCGACAGCGCTGATTCTTCATAGTAAGAAACAATTCTGAGAATCTTGTAGTCATTGTTTTCGGAATGGTACGCAAACCCAAGAATCTGCTTGTCGTTGTCGGACTTGTTGAGAGGAGGAGAGAGACTCTTAAACATTTTGATGCTTGGGTTCCACAAATAGATTACACGGTCCACATAACCATTAAGGCAGAACATGCCATTACAGAAGCCAACAATGGAGACCCAAAGAAAGGGAATTTGAAACCTGGAAATCTCGGTAAATGTGCGGTGGCTATTGCAAACAGCCGTACCCAGATCTTTCCGACTTGGACCAGGACCATCCTCATCCTCGTCGTAATCAGAATATAGCAGATAACCATTGTTGTCGTTGTTAGATAATGATTTGGCTTTGTTGAGGTTGAGGTGTTTGGTGATGAAAATGGGGTCTGTGATGATGGAGTTCCAAGACTTTGAAACCCACCTGAATCTCATCAAGGATTTCACTGCCAGCCGACTCAGTATGTCGAATACGACGTCGTCTGGGAGACGCTCCAATGACAAATTCGGATCTCTGCTGAGTTTAGACATCGGAAATCGGATTAAGGAAAGGAAATGCGCAACAAGTAGAAGTAGGTATGTACTGTGTAGGCTGAAATGTGCAACAGGTCTTgtcctttttactttttagataaATAAACAGATATAGTTGAAATTGGTctcatcataatttttttttatttttttttttaggaacatcaaattttatttcaagattaaattttttttttaaagtcatttACATCATTTATATTGATGGAACTATAAATTTAACAATTTGACGACACAAAAAGTTATTATGTATATTTTACTATCTCGCTTTACAAAACACACAACaacaaatattttagtttttaatataataaaataatactaatcTCCGGTGGAGCATGAGCtcaggctcttctattttttttacatcaaattgtatttcaagatttaatttttttttttaaaaggtataCACTCAAAATTTTATACACGTGTAGATAAGAaacaatctaaattttttacttCAGAATGATCTAAAGTTTTTTACTTTATGATGTTGCATTCCATCCCAATGCCTTTTAAGAAGTGAGAATCAATTACAACGCTGCATTAACAacttacttttatatatataagtaataaagaatCGAAGTGCAATGTGTAAATCCTCAGGCCCGAGTCAATCAAACAAAGTCCAAATTAGTAAGGACATCAACTAATCAATAGATATCACAACATCCTTGAATTGCACCGTATTCCACACATCTGAGAAATGTTTCCCAAACAGTTCTGCCAAACAAAAAGGAGGGGTGCTACTGTCTTCGGCAGTTAAAGAGTTTGAACTTTGGAGCTCTTGTTGAACATTGAGCATTTAGCTTTGTCTTGTAAAACTATTTGGCAGGACTAAGAATGCAAACAACTGGTAGATGCCACTAGCAAGTAAAGCCCCAAAACTATTAGACCAAAATTGATCCACATCAGTCAGTATATAATTATTTGTAAGTTTGCTTTGAACACTCATGTTAGTgagtgtataatagaaaaatgtgaaaaatttacATAGTTTTATCTAAAATTAACCCACATCAGCCCAAATGTATAATTGTGTTAATTTACAAGTTTGCTACAATaaccatgtaaatttatattgaaactATTCTTTCTTTACGTATCTTGagaataaaggaagagagttgaTGGCGATTGTTGTgtgtaaagaaataaaaacaattaaaaaataaataaaatttgatattttaatgaaatatattgtaaaatagataatttgatgtagggtattttgaaaagtaagaatgtaaaataaattaaaaaaaataagttcatatgctaaaatagacaatAATTTTTGCACAATGCGAATGCTCTaaaccgtgtaaatttacattgacattactcattttgcatttagtctagttttttattctttttttacctATCCCAAGAATAAAGGAAGAGGGTGGATagtagttgttattgttgttgttgttgttgttgttgttgttgttgttgtgtgtgtgtgtgtgtgtgtgtgtgttttttttttctttgctagaGGTTGTGTGCGAAGgaagagaaacaattaaaattgatattttaataaaatgtaatataaaataaatactttaatataaaatgttttgaaaagtgagtacgtgaaatagaaaaaataaattcttacgATAAAATAAACGGAAATTTTTGATAAGCTGCCATGCAAGCTTTAAGCTTAGCTACCTAAGATGAGAGCCGAATATCTGAATGTCGGAACCAGCAGACCTATTTGTTTGGGCTCTTCAATAACACTAGGCTTAAAAGGAAtgtcagaattttttttttttttttttttttgagttaaaagATAGAAAGCTAAGGATACAAAACCTGATCTGGTGACAGACAAGCAGATGAAAAAGTGAACAACTCATGAAAGAGCATAGCAGCTAAACACAATACATGACATTGCTGTAAAAGATACACACTTGACAAAATCGACTCtgctaaggtttttttttttttttttttttttttgagctgcTATGAAGTGCTGGTACTCTCCCAGAAAAAACAATAGCTCCATCACGGATGGCTTTCGGTTGTAGctgaattttttcaaaattgaacttGTTACGGGCATTCCAATAGAGAGTAGAGACCAAGCGATGACTGTCCAAACCTCAAGGTCTAGTTTCTTTAGCATGCTCTAAAACAGTAAGAAGTCTTGTGTTGCATTGGAACATTTTTGTATCAAAAAGATggggaaaatgggcttttgccctttatttttaaaatatctagcACAATGTCCTTgtattcaatttattaagcaccgtgtccctattttgaaacttgatttttaaaaaaattgagtttgaatGTAACTTGATTTTAATGTTATTGAGTTTTAGGTAAGTTTTTGCCACACTGGACGAGCAACCGTGGctttttccaattaaaaaaatcgaGCTAGAACTCGATATTCTTAAGACTGAGTTTCACtcgaatttaaaaaaatattctatgaaatttttttgttgtgtctgtaactcgattttcaaaagtaTCAAGTTATATTGGGATTTTTAAAAAGTGAACTCGATTTTAAGAAAATCGAATTTCACTAATGCTATTTCCAGAGCAGATTGTTTAGAATTAGCGTTTCTGACCTCCTTAACTTCAGTGTTTCTCACAGCTCCACAATCATACATCCCTAGATTTGGTGTTATCTCTTAAGCGATCATCTCTCTATCATCTCAGGTACAAAACCCATATCATAATTTGATGCACatagaaataaattttgatgtAGGTGAGGAATAGTTTTAGATATTGCAAAGGTTTATCAaccaaaatgtatttttatattggGAAAGTATTTTCATTTGATATGTTATATTGTTTGTGCTTAGGTAGTTGGTTGAATGAGCATTATGTGAGTACATTGAGGTTATATTGGTTGTTCAGTGTTGTAAATTTGAagttcaaaaaatgaaaaatttagatctgcaaGAAGCAATGAACAATAAATCTTATTTGGCtgagttttttttaaattgttattaaGAGTTTAGGAGGGATCTTAGGGAAATGAAGGATCTCATTTTGGTAGTGACTGATGTTATTTTCCCCTTCAAGGGACAATGAAAACGTTTTCCCCcctgataaaaacaaaaactagttgattttgatgatgaattagtctaatattatgataaatattatttagGTACTGTTGATGTAATTTAGTATTGTTGATAATACTAGAAAGCTTTTATTAACAAATGGCCTCCTAAAGGCAATAATACTAAACTCAATTTCACTATGAAAAAGTATGcaattcttggtttttttaatatgcatccataggtttttttttaatggatgctTAGCAAGACATCAGCCCATTGAATGAAAAACTGGGTGGGTTTTTAAGAGAAGTAGCATTTGACTCCAAGCTTCTAGGCAAAGCATCGAATAAGTTGTACAAGATTATAAAGACAATGTATTACTGCTGAAAAATCAGAGAGCATCAAAGAGCCATGAATGAATTTTAAATCAAACCTCTAGAAGCAGATGATGTTGAAAAAAGTCAAAGGCTTTTGTCCCAACTTCACAGTAGGACCTTGCTTGAGATCTTGAGTAGAAGTTAAATTAGCTCTCTATAAAATTTGAGCCTCTTCAACAATAAGCAGGAGTCGAAAGTAGAGTGTCAATATCGAGTTGGGTAATTTTGCATCATAAAGTAGAGTTGGTCCAAgttggtccaatttggtccatatggTCAACCTAtgtctattcggtccaattgGTCAATTCAGTCCAGTTAGATCTATtaggtccaatttggtcctacGGTCCACTtaggtctattcggtccattcctTTTATTtaggtctattcggtccaataTGGTCTATTCAGTCGACCTAGGCCAATTCGGTTCAGTTAGGTCTATTccgtccaatttggtccatatggTCCACTAGGTCCATTTGGTCCTTTCGGTACTTTGGTCAATTCGGTCTTATTTGGTCTAATCCAGTCCATTTTATCCACTTCGATCTATTCAGTTCGATTTGGTCCAGACGGTCCACCtaggtctattcggtccaatcTGGCCAAGTCGGTCCAATTgggtctattcggtccaatttagTACATATGGTCCAGTTAGGTCTATTCGGTCAACCTAGGCATATTCGGTCTAATTTGGTCCATACGGTCCAGAAAGGTCTATTCAGTCCATAtcggtccatttggtccacCTAGGCCTATTCGGTCCTGGAaggtctattcggtccataCGATCCAATTAGGTCTACTCGGTCTAGTTCGGTCTATTCGATCCAATTTTGTCCATTCAGTCCAGTTCGGTCTATTCCGTCCATTTCCTTCCATTTCGGTCTATTTGGTCTATACGGTCCAATTTGGTGCATACGGTCCAGTTAGGTCTATTTGGACTGGTTCCGTTTGATCCAGTTCGGTCTATTCGTTCCAGTTCGGTCTATTCAGTCCAGTTCGGTCTAtacggtccaatttggtccatacggTGGAGTTAGGTATATTCGGTCCAGTCGGTCCAGTTCAGTCTATTCGATCCAGTTCGGTCTATACGATTTAATTTGGTCCATACGGTCCAGTTAggtctattcagtccacttcagtccaatttggtctatTCGGTCTACACAGTCCAGTATGGTGTATTCGGTCCAGTTTGGTCCATTCGGTCTACTTTGGTCAATTTAGTCTTGTTCGGTCGATAGGGTCCATTCAATTCACTTTGAtctatttggtccaatttggtcaaTTCAATCTAGTTTGGTCTATTCGATACGGTCAATTTGGTCTAGttacacacatatatttgtttatttatttatttattttattattttttgcttgaATGTATAATCAACTTCATccaattcatttaaaagtaatgaTGTTAAGATAAATGAGTAATTGCCATAAATATTAGATTTGTATATTCATAGCATTAATGTTTAGAAATactttcatttaaatttaatcGGATCGAAGTGGACTAAAATGCTATATTAATGTGGTTCAGCAAAAgtgtagcaataataaatgttatacttaagattttagatattagaagtttgatatatatatatatatatatataataataataataaatttggatttagaattAGTGCTCTCAACCTAAACATGTGTTTTCTTTGTATACAAGTGTACAaaaatggaccgaagtggaccaaaatCAAAACGAGTGGTCTAAATAGACCAAAGTGAACTGAATAGGACAGAGTAGACCAATATGGACCGAGTAGGAACAAATAGGACCAAATAGGACCAATATTGACTAAATAGGGCCAAGTGGaaaaattggaccgaataggactaatatggaccgaatagaaccaatgtagatcaaatagaaccaaagtgggcagaatggaccaaagtggaccgaataggaccgaTGTGGACCAAATAATACTTttcaatatttatcatttttattgcatttttagggctcatatttctaatttctaatgtttatttttttgtattttttaattcaaaactaaagattTTAGCCCAGATATAGTAAAATCTCATAcctttcaacccaaaaattaagaaaaaaaaatgaatttttgagctaaacttgaaaaagcaacctacaaaagaatcaatttaagtCTCAATTTGTCCAAAATAGACTGAAAAGGACCGAAATTGACCGAGTAGACCAAATTGGACTAAAGTGGACTAAAGTAGACCTAATTGGACCGAATatcaattgtttaatttatagggagaacaaattatatattatattacaattacaattacaaaataattatttattctcatgCATCGCGTGAATCTGTGACTAGTTTATAAAATAGGGAAATATTGAGAAATGTTCTAGAGTATTGGTTGAGGAAACTTTTGGTTTATAAAATAGGGATACGTTGAGGAATGTTCCAACAAGATGTTCGGATCCCATTTCTATCAGCTCTCCAAAACAATTACATACACATAATTCaagattttattaaaagaaattgtCTTTTCAAGTCCTCCAATTTCGAAAGTTTTCTTatgataacaataataataataataactaaaagcTATATAAGGAAGACAGGCGGGCAGACAAGAAAGACATCATCGTGtaagatcagaggagaggtggCAGAAAGTATTAGTGATCCAAACAAGTGAGGAGTGGACATAGACGTTGGGTGAACTGAGTAGAAATCAGCgttaaaatgaacaaaatgtcGGGGGAATCAACCATGTTCACAATAATGTCATGTTTGGTGAACTGAATGATATAAGTGTTCATTTGCGGACTCGTGGATGTTATTCCAAACTTCCAATCACTAACCAC
The sequence above is drawn from the Quercus robur chromosome 7, dhQueRobu3.1, whole genome shotgun sequence genome and encodes:
- the LOC126693453 gene encoding F-box/kelch-repeat protein At3g06240-like isoform X6; protein product: MSKLRRGPNLSSERLPDDVVFDILSRLAVKSLMRFRWVSKSWNSVITDPIFITKHLNLNKAKSLSNNDNNGYLLYSDYDEDEDGPGPSRKDLGTAVCNSHRTFTEISRFQIPFLWVSIVGFCNGMFCLNGYVDRVIYLWNPSIKMFKSLSPPLNKSDNDKQILGFAYHSENNDYKILRIVSYYEESALSTEAQVYTLSTDSWRRFVLLFGFGSIDYTYRNPCLFFNGALHAIAYTKEHNYILRFDVNDETFQTIILPEEDYNLYECSLVVFKGSLAMNMIGCLDFDIYLWVMREYGVVDSWTEIHVELEAVDRFFCCVDNGEILFCCDSKVISYDPESPNANDLGITVGRDSWLRYTTDPMESLVLLGQGENETIRETEAGTETDTSLSLEENSRETESSSDTLPLSSKYPSLPSWEVQVTNDSGEFETMLVPRSKHVPYVPWTGGPAEADFVEEFYSLIESMKNWISSGSQLSFVRQNELSHEIGLLRNKVESQASTIKTLERCLCSLGTRDVGGSSDPVTDSVGGITPSRADEGDPMNTTVQAKEDFSQHIKRLAPQDPSHCQVHESTTLATFRSKSGHLPSGQQISLDDDDEEDKEQHTKPLAQHHGKRGHL
- the LOC126693453 gene encoding F-box/kelch-repeat protein At3g06240-like isoform X5, with the protein product MSKLRRGPNLSSERLPDDVVFDILSRLAVKSLMRFRWVSKSWNSIITDPIFITKHLNLNKAKSLSNNDNNGYLLYSDYDEDEDGPGPSRKDLGTAVCNSHRTFTEISRFQIPFLWVSIVGFCNGMFCLNGYVDRVIYLWNPSIKMFKSLSPPLNKSDNDKQILGFAYHSENNDYKILRIVSYYEESALSTEAQVYTLSTDSWRRFVLLFGFGSIDYTYRNPCLFFNGALHAIAYTKEHNYILRFDVNDETFQTIILPEEDYNLYECSLVVFKGSLAMNMIGCLDFDIYLWVMREYGVVDSWTEIHVELEAVDRFFCCVDNGEILFCCDSKVISYDPESPNANDLGITVGRDSWLRYTTDPMESLVLLGQGENETIRETEAGTETDTSLSLEENSRETESSSDTLPLSSKYPSLPSWEVQVTNDSGEFETMLVPRSKHVPYVPWTGGPAEADFVEEFYSLIESMKNWISSGSQLSFVRQNELSHEIGLLRNKVESQASTIKTLERCLCSLGTRDVGGSSDPVTDSVGGITPSRADEGDPMNTTVQAKEDFSQHIKRLAPQDPSHCQVHESTTLATFRSKSGHLPSGQQISLDDDDEEDKEQHTKPLAQHHGKRGHL